Genomic segment of Microthrixaceae bacterium:
CGTCGACGTCCAGGCCCGAACCGACGGGTGGGCCAGGAGCTGAGCCTTCAGCTCCTCCCCTCTGGCCTCGAGTTCGGGCGAGGTGCGGAGGCGTTCCACCAGATCGCGGGCTCGTTCATCGAAGTGGAGCCGAACCTGGTGATCGGGCTGCCCGCCCACCTCGGCCACGAACCGACGTATGGCATCGGTAAGCTTGGCGAAGACCCGGTCGTCGATCGGTTCGGGCACCCACCACGGCGATTCCTCACCGAGACGTTGACGCAGGCTGGTCTCGTTGCGGTCGAGGTATCCGCTCACCCCGGCGAGCAGGGAATCGATGGCGATCTGATGGTGACCATCCACCATGGCCGCTTCCAATGTCCGCGCTGCCAACGGGGCCGCGGGCACCGCGGCCACCCGGTCGGTGACCATCTGCTCGATCACCGGAGCCACGTCCTCGTCACGCAACACGTCGACAGCGGCCGCCACCGCGTCCCCGGCACTGTGGCCGATCTTGGCGGCGTTGACCGGATCGGCCAGGTACTCACCGATGCGGGCCGCCACCCCCACCGATGCGATCTTGTCGGCGATCACCGGCCCGCTCAAGAAGTTGCCCTGCACGAAGGTTCCCAGGCCTCGGCCTATGTCGTCTTTGCGCTCAGGGATGATGGCGGTGTGGGGAATGGGCAACCCCAGCGGGTGGCGGAACAGAGCCGTCACCGCGAACCAGTCGGCCAACGCCCCGACCATGGCCGCCTCGGCAAAGGCCTCGATGTAGCCGGCGGCCACCGAATCGAATCGACGGGCCACCACGAACACCACTGCGGCCGCCACCAACAACCCGGTAGCCAACGCCTTCATCCGGTTCAGGGCCCGGCGCCGCTCGGCCTCGTCACCTGCCCCCATGGGCGTCGAAGGCGCCGGCTGAGAAGGCCCAGGCTGAGACGGCTCAGGTTGAAGCGGCCCTGAGCGGGATGACGCAGGGCGGAATGACTCAGGGCGGAATGGCTCGGTGTGAGTTGGCCCGCGGCGGCCGGGCTCGGTCGAGGCCCCCGATGCTGATGCCATGGTCGCCTCGCCCGTCAGGCTTCTCGGGCTGCGGCCTCGTTCGATGCCCGCACCAGGGAGTCCAGCGCGGCCGCGGCACCACCCTCGTCGAGAGACACCCTCGCCGCTTCGACCCCGGCGCCCAGGTCGTCGACCACCCCTGCCGCCAACAACCCAGCGGCAGCGTTCAGGATCACGATGTCGGCCTTGGGGCCACGCTCTCCGCTGAGTATCCGGCGGCTGAGCTCCGCGTTGGTGGCGGCGTCTCCGCCCCGCAGATCGTCGAGGGTTCCCCCACCGAGCCCCCAATCGGCGGGGTCGACGTCATAGGACCAGATCTCGCCATCGCGCAGTTCATACACCGTCGACGTGGTGGTGATGGTCAGCTCGTCGAGGCCATCGTGGCCGTACACGACCAGGGCTCGCTCGGATCCTTTGGCCGCCAAGACCTGGACCATGCGCTCAGCCATGGCGGCGTCGGCCACACCGGTGACCTGCCGCCGGACCCGAGCCGGGTTGGCCAACGGCCCGAGGAAGTTGAACACGGTTGGTACACCCAGCTCCCGGCGTGGCGGCCCGGCGTGGCGCATGGCGCCGTGAAAGCGCGGCGCGAAACAGAACCCGATACCCACACTGTCCACGCAGTGGGCCACACCAGCCGGACCCAGGTCGAAAGCCACCCCCAACGCCTCCAACACGTCAGCGGTGCCACACGCCGACGAGGCGGCCCGGTTGCCGTGCTTGCAGACCCGGCCCCCGGCACCGGCAATGGTCAGGGCAGCCAACGTCGACACGTTGATCGAATGGCTCCGGTCTCCACCGGTTCCGACGATGTCGATCACACCTTCGGGATCGGCCAAGGTCACCGGTGTGGCCCGATCGATCATGGCCGACACCAGCCCGGTGAGCTCCTCGACCGTTTCGCCCTTCATGCGCAGCGCCACTATGAACCCGGCGATCTGGGCCGGCGTGGCATTGCCTTCGAGGATCTCGGCCATGGCCGCGC
This window contains:
- a CDS encoding DUF445 domain-containing protein, whose protein sequence is MGAGDEAERRRALNRMKALATGLLVAAAVVFVVARRFDSVAAGYIEAFAEAAMVGALADWFAVTALFRHPLGLPIPHTAIIPERKDDIGRGLGTFVQGNFLSGPVIADKIASVGVAARIGEYLADPVNAAKIGHSAGDAVAAAVDVLRDEDVAPVIEQMVTDRVAAVPAAPLAARTLEAAMVDGHHQIAIDSLLAGVSGYLDRNETSLRQRLGEESPWWVPEPIDDRVFAKLTDAIRRFVAEVGGQPDHQVRLHFDERARDLVERLRTSPELEARGEELKAQLLAHPSVRAWTSTLWQDLKSAMVDAAGDPNSELRARLEEGIVRLGHTLQRDGELQAKVDSWVERTVVYLLDQYRDEVADLISGTVQRWDADDASRRIELQVGRDLQFIRINGTVVGGLVGVIIHAFATVF
- the trpD gene encoding anthranilate phosphoribosyltransferase, with amino-acid sequence MDEQVAFDHAGGWSGVLGTLTGRGDLTADVAGAAMAEILEGNATPAQIAGFIVALRMKGETVEELTGLVSAMIDRATPVTLADPEGVIDIVGTGGDRSHSINVSTLAALTIAGAGGRVCKHGNRAASSACGTADVLEALGVAFDLGPAGVAHCVDSVGIGFCFAPRFHGAMRHAGPPRRELGVPTVFNFLGPLANPARVRRQVTGVADAAMAERMVQVLAAKGSERALVVYGHDGLDELTITTTSTVYELRDGEIWSYDVDPADWGLGGGTLDDLRGGDAATNAELSRRILSGERGPKADIVILNAAAGLLAAGVVDDLGAGVEAARVSLDEGGAAAALDSLVRASNEAAAREA